In Ailuropoda melanoleuca isolate Jingjing chromosome X, ASM200744v2, whole genome shotgun sequence, a single genomic region encodes these proteins:
- the LOC100473880 gene encoding melanoma-associated antigen B5, which yields MPRSHKSKLQASERRRRARGEAQAKAAQATAAVEEESATSSSPQCEDAAQSLPPAGSSSTSQERQGAQATTITHTAVSCTKSDEDSNSQDEERVSPCEALYYIENPGEDSLTRKPGLLEQFLLYKYKMKQPILKEDMLKIIGQNYEDRFPEIIKKASERIEIVFAVDMKEIDSTRQSYNLISKLKLPNNGRVRAGRGLPKTGLVMNILGMIFMKGNCAAEEDIWKFLGMMRVYAGRKHFIYGEPRKLITKDLVRLQYLEYRQVANSDPPRFEFLWGPKALAETSKMKVLEFLAKVNDTIPTAFPSYYEEALQDEKERVQTKAMVRASNIAKVIIPARATSQNIFPPLVKTELC from the coding sequence ATGCCTCGCAGTCATAAGAGTAAGCTCCAGGCTTCTGAGAGACGCCGCCGGGCTCGAGGTGAGGCTCAGGCTAAGGCTGCTCAGGCCACAGCAGCAGTGGAAGAGGAGTCTGCTACCTCCTCTTCTCCTCAGTGTGAAGATGCTGCCCAGAGTCTGCCTCCTGCTGGGTCAAGTAGCACTTCCCAGGAGCGTCAAGGAGCACAAGCCACCACTATTACTCATACAGCCGTTTCTTGCACTAAATCTGATGAAGATTCCAACAGCCAAGATGAGGAGAGGGTAAGCCCCTGTGAAGCCTTATACTACATTGAGAACCCAGGAGAAGATTCATTGACCAGGAAACCTGGCTTACTGGAGCAGTTCCTTCTGTAcaagtataaaatgaaacaacCCATTTTGAAGGAAGACATGCTGAAGATTATCGGCCAAAATTACGAAGACCGATTTCCTGAGATCATCAAGAAAGCCTCTGAGCGCATTGAGATTGTCTTTGCAGTTGATATGAAGGAAATCGACTCAACCAGACAATCCTACAACCTCATCAGCAAGCTCAAACTCCCCAACAATGGGAGGGTGCGTGCTGGCAGGGGGTTACCCAAGACCGGTCTCGTGATGAATATCCTGGGAATGATCTTCATGAAGGGCAACTGTGCTGCTGAGGAAGACATCTGGAAATTTCTGGGTATGATGAGAGTATATGCCGGAAGGAAGCACTTCATCTATGGAGAGCCCAGGAAGCTCATCACCAAAGATTTGGTGCGGCTGCAGTATCTAGAATACCGCCAAGTGGCCAACAGTGATCCTCCACGCTTCGAGTTCCTGTGGGGTCCGAAAGCCCTAGCTGAAACCAGCAAGATGAAAGTCCTGGAATTCCTGGCGAAAGTCAACGATACCATCCCCACTGCTTTCCCATCCTATTATGAAGAAGCTCTGcaagatgagaaagagagagtccaAACCAAAGCCATGGTCAGGGCTAGCAATATTGCCAAAGTCATTATACCTGCCAGGGCCACGTCCCAGAATATCTTTCCACCCCTAGTGAAAACTGAGCTCTGTTAA